The segment GCAGTGATGGGAAACCGCAGCTCGCGCTCGGCGACTACATGGCGATCGACTTCCCCCTGCGCATGGTGATCCTCACCAATAGCCCCTCGGCGCAGCTTTCCGCCGCCTACGCGGGCTTCGGGGTGGCGGTGCTCTCGCACCGGTGGGTGAGCATGCGCGGGGAGCTGGTGCCCGTGTTGCCGGAGATCACCGTGCAGGAGACGGACATGTGGCTCGTGACCCACGAGGAGCTGCGCCACAGTGCGCGCATTCGCGCCGTGTCCGACTACATCACGGAGCGCGTGCTGAAGAGCAAGGCGCAGTTCCACGGGCGTAGCTCCTCCTGACCGCCAGGGTTGCGCGCGCGCGGGTCTTCGGTGGGCTCCGGGGTGGTTAGCGTCCACACTCGCAGCTTGGTGGTCCCGCTAGGTGACCGATTCTCTAGTGAGCTAAGGAAAGCGATGTTGCGCCACGGAAATCTCGTGGTCCTTGCCGGCGCCTCGCGAGGTGCACTGTCGGAATGTCTTACAGACGACTGAGCACCTTCGCTCGCCGCCTCGGCGAGTGCTTGAATTGCATAATATTTGTTAGGTTGGCCCGAAACCTGCTTATGTCTCTATCAAGAGGCCACGGGCGTCCCCGAAAGGCCCTTTGCGATTACCTATGAAGCTCGCGACTACGGAGACAATGATGCGCATTCGAGCCCTCCTACCTCTGATCGCCGGTGCCACGCTCTGCTGGACCGGTGTGGCCTCCGCCTCCCCCATCGTGTTCGACCTGACCCGTAGTGTGTCCGGCAATGACAATGTGGCCAGCGTCACCCTCGTCGACAGCAGCACGCTCAGCGTGAACATCGACGCCGAGCCCGGCATCCGCGAGGTCGACTGGGACGAGCAGGGCATGGGCGTGCAGGGCCTGTTCGAGTTCGACGACCAGCTCGACGGCTTCGGTCGCGACGAGAGCCTGATCTTCTCCTTCAGCGAGTCGGTCCGCCTGCTCTCCGCCACCTTCTCCCGCGTCGGTTCCAACGATGACTTCCGCCTCATCACCGGCGGCGGCGTGATCGTGGACGGGGATCCGGGCCTGCAGAACCCCTTCGACTTCATCTCCTTCGATCTGGTTGACAGCCTGTTCGAGTTCACCGTCATCGGTGCCAACGATGACTACAAGATCTCGGAGATCGTGGTGGCGCGGATTCCGGAGCCGGGCGTCCTGGCGTTGTTCGCCGTGGGCTTGATCGGCGGTCTCGCGACCCGCCGTCGCACCGCGCACTAGTCGCCAATTCGATACCTACCCGGGGCCTTTCATAGCCCCGATGAGCGCGCCCCTTGTTCACCGCAGGGGGCGCGCTTTTTCGTTGGGGCTCGGCGATTCAGCCGTAACGCATTTCGCGTTGGCGTCAACTCAGATGCCAAGTCGGCGCCACTCCCAGGCGCCCCAACACCAAGGAATCGACACCCATGAACAAACTCACGACCGGTTTCGGCGCCCTGATCGCGCTCATGGCGCTGCTCGGCGGCTTCGTCGCCCCCACGGTGGCCGCGGCGGCCGAGGACACCGTGCTCTACAGCGGCAGCTTCAAGGGCCGTTCCGGCCACGCCACGAGTGGTGAGGTGCGCATCGTCGAGCGCGACGGCCGCACGCTGGTGATTCTGCAGCAGGACTTCCGCTTCGACGGCGCCCCGGATCCGAAGCTCGGCTTCAGCCGGGATCGCCGCCAGCCCAAGCGCCTGTTCTCGCCCCTGTCGTCAAACCGTGGCGAGCAGGTGTACGAGTTGCCGGCGGGCGTCGACACCTCAAACCTGCAAGGCCTCAACCTCTGGTGCGAGCGCTTCGGGGTGCAACTGGGCTAC is part of the Pseudomonadota bacterium genome and harbors:
- a CDS encoding DM13 domain-containing protein — encoded protein: MNKLTTGFGALIALMALLGGFVAPTVAAAAEDTVLYSGSFKGRSGHATSGEVRIVERDGRTLVILQQDFRFDGAPDPKLGFSRDRRQPKRLFSPLSSNRGEQVYELPAGVDTSNLQGLNLWCERFGVQLGYAKF
- a CDS encoding PEP-CTERM sorting domain-containing protein — its product is MRIRALLPLIAGATLCWTGVASASPIVFDLTRSVSGNDNVASVTLVDSSTLSVNIDAEPGIREVDWDEQGMGVQGLFEFDDQLDGFGRDESLIFSFSESVRLLSATFSRVGSNDDFRLITGGGVIVDGDPGLQNPFDFISFDLVDSLFEFTVIGANDDYKISEIVVARIPEPGVLALFAVGLIGGLATRRRTAH